The genomic region GCCTTGTCCTGCTTGAGCCGCTCGACCAGGTCCATCGTGGCGGTGACGTCGACGGTGATCCACTCGGTCACGTGCGGCGCGGTGAACGCGCTGGCCACCATCGCCTGCGCCATCGCCTTCTGCACACCCTTGACCGGAATCCGGGTGTCGCCCTGACCGGACCGCACCGGCGCGTACTGCGCGGCGGCGCTCGCGGCTCCGGCGACCGCACCCGCGGCCTGTGCACCGGTCGCGGCGTGGTTCTCCACGTCGGCCCGGGTGACGACCCCGCCGGCTCCGGTCGGGGTCACCGTGCTCAGGTCGATGCCCAGATCCTTCGCCAGCTTCCGCACCGGTGGCTTCGCCAGCACGTGCACGTTGCCTGCGGCAACATCGGCCACGACCGGGGTGGGCGCGGAAGCCGGGACCGGAGTCGGCGCGGCGGCGACCGGTGCGGGTGTGGGCACGGCCTGCGGCGCGGCCGATGCTGCGCCCTTGCGGGGACGGCGTTTGGCTTCAGTTGTGCGGGGCCCGTAACCGACCAGCACCGCCGTGCGGCCCGTACCGCCGTTCTCGATGTCCGGGACCAGGTCTTCCTTCGGCGTCCCCGAGGTGACCGGTGGGGTCAGGTCGCCCGGAGTGGCGTCGGCGGTCTCGACGGCGATGATCGGCGTACCGACCGGGACCGTCTCCCCCTCCGGCACCAGCAGCTCGGTGACGGTGCCGGCGAACGGCACCGGCAGCTCGACCAGCGACTTGGCGGTCTCGATCTCGACCACGGTGTCGTTCAGCTTCACCGCGTC from Kribbella flavida DSM 17836 harbors:
- a CDS encoding dihydrolipoamide acetyltransferase family protein → MGIQQFRLPDVGEGLVEAEIVSWKVKPGDAVKLNDTVVEIETAKSLVELPVPFAGTVTELLVPEGETVPVGTPIIAVETADATPGDLTPPVTSGTPKEDLVPDIENGGTGRTAVLVGYGPRTTEAKRRPRKGAASAAPQAVPTPAPVAAAPTPVPASAPTPVVADVAAGNVHVLAKPPVRKLAKDLGIDLSTVTPTGAGGVVTRADVENHAATGAQAAGAVAGAASAAAQYAPVRSGQGDTRIPVKGVQKAMAQAMVASAFTAPHVTEWITVDVTATMDLVERLKQDKAFRDLRVSPLLIVAKAVTLAARRTPIVNAAWDEQAQEIVLKGAVNLGIAAATPRGLIVPNIKGAESLTLPELCRALNDLVATAREGKTQPADQAGGSFTITNVGVFGVDAGTPIINPGEAAILAFGAVRKQPWVVDDQIVPRWITTLALSFDHRLIDGEKGSIFLADVASILEDPARALMF